The region AACCCTATTTGCCAGCGGCGACTCGGTCACGAAGGCCAAACTGGTGCCCTGTTCCAGCATTGCGCTGAGGCTCAACGCGACGGTAAGCGATCATATCCCTCATCAGATTATCATGCTGGAAGAAGTCCGCCGCCGCGCACACGAGTTCGATGTCCTGCATTTCCACATCGATCTGATCCATTTCCCCCTGATACGCGACTTCGCCGACCGCACCGTCACGACGCTTCACGGTCGCCTCGATCTGCCTGACCTTCAGCCCTTCTATCGCATCTTCCCCGATGTGCCCGTCGTCTCGATTTCGAATGACCAACGCCGGCCGATGCCACCAGTCAATTGGAGAGGGACGGTCTACCACGGATTGGATAAAAACGTGCTGGCATTCCGTGCGGAGCCCATTCGCGGTTATCTCGCGTTCCTTGGGCGCGTTTCACCGGAGAAAAGACCCGACCGCGCCATCGAGATCGCCAGTCAGGTGGGCATGCCGCTGAAGATCGCGGCGAAAGTCGACGCAGCGGATAAGGCCTACTGGGAAACCGTGATCGAACCCATGGTGGCGAGCCATCCGAACGTCGAATTCATAGGCGAGATAGATGAGCGCGAGAAAGCCGACTTCCTTGGCGACGCAGCCGCGCTGCTCTTTCCAATCGACTGGCCCGAACCATTCGGCCTCGTGATGATTGAAGCGATGGCATGTGGCACGCCGGTGCTTGCTTTTCGGTGTGGTTCAGCGCCCGAGGTTATCGAGGACGGTGTCTCGGGAGTCTTGGTCGATACGATGACAGAAGCTGTCGAGAAGCTTGAATGGGCCCTCAAGCTCGACAGACGGAAGGTCCGAGAAGCTTTCGAACGGCGTTTCACCGCCGAACGCATGATGCGGGATTACCTGGAAATCTATCGGGACCTGCCTGGAGTTCGCACGCAAGCGGCCGCTGCCCGCAGGGCGGTCGGAGAAAGAATCGATCTTCACGTCGCATAAAGGATGTCTGCTCATGTCTTCTGCGATCGCCGACGCTCCGGTCTCCGGCGCACCTGAATATTTCATTCCGGCAGCCAACTCTCTTCAGGAACGGCGGCCCAATACCTTGAAGCATGGCGACACATTCGCTGTCTTCGATCACAATGGCGATGCCTATTCGGGACCGGGCAGCCCCGAGGGGCTGTTTCACCGCGATACACGCCACCTCTCGCATCTTTCGGTGACGATCAACTCCGCTCGGCCAATGCTCCTGTCCTCGACGCTCAGGGATGATAACGCCACCTTAACCTGCGATCTGACGAATCCCGACATCCTGAACGCAAACGGCGCGCTCATACTGCCACATGACTCGATTCATCTTCGGCGATCGCGCTTTCTTTGGAACGGCAGTTGCTACGAGCGCCTTCTGGTGCGCAGCTTCCACGAAAAGCCGCAACGCGTAGAAATCAGCATTGCCTTTGCGGCCGATTTTGCGGATTTGTTCGAGGTTCGCGGGAAGGTCCGAAAGCACCGGGGCCAGTTGCATCCGGCCGAAACGACACGACATGAAGTTCGTCTTCGTTATACCGGCCTTGATGCGCTGGAGCGGACGACACGCATTGGTTTCGATCCAGTGCCCTCGCGCTTGACGGACACGTCGGCTGTATACGAGATCGTGTTGGCACCGGGCGAAAGTCGATCGCTTTTCTTCGAGATCAATTGCCAGCGAGAGCCCGTGGTCCCGATTGGTCATAGGTCTTTCTTCTTCGCGCTGAGGGATGCGCGCCGTGCCTTGCGCGCATCCTCGGGCCGTGCAGCATCGATCATGACTTCGAACGAAGTTTTCAACGAAGTCGCGCGGCGCAGCATATCGGATCTCTATATGCTCATCACCGACACGAATGAAGGCCCCTATCCCTACGCCGGCATACCCTGGTTCAGCACGGCGTTTGGTCGCGACGCCCTGATTACGGCGCTCGAAACCTTGTGGCTTGATGCGGAGATCGCACGTGGCGTGCTGGCGCATCTGGCCGCCAATCAGGCCAAGGATTTCGATCCCCTTTCCGACGCCGAGCCAGGCAAGATCCTGCACGAGGTCCGCTTCGGCGAAATGGCCGAATTGCGCGAAGTGCCCTTCCGCCGGTACTATGGCAGCGTCGACTCGACACCGCTTTTCGTGATGCTCGCCGGCAAGTACTTGCAGCGCACGGGCGACCTCGCAACAATCCGGAAGATTTGGCCCAACATCGAGGCCGCGCTGAAGTGGATCGATGATCATGGCGACCGCGACGGCGATGGTTTTCTGGAATACGGGCGCCGGACCGAGGACGGCCTTATCAATCAAGGCTGGAAAGACAGTCACGATTCCGTCTTCCATGCCGACGGCACCCTCGCCAAAGGCCCGATCGCGATCGCGGAGGTTCAAGCATATGTATACGGTGCCTGGGAAGCGGCAGCACTGATGCTGCGGGTCCTCGGTCAGGAGGACCGGGCGCTGGAGTTCACGCAGCGCACGGACGACTTGCGATACCGCTTCGATCAGGTTTTCTTCGATGAAGAGCTTGGGTCCTACGTTCTGGCGCTGGACCGTGACAAGAAGCCTTGCCGCGTCCGCTCCTCCAACGCCGGCCACGCTCTTCTCACCGGACTGGCCTTCCCCGAGCGTGCCGGCACCGTCATAAAAACACTCATGGGCGGCTCGTCCTATTCGGGCTGGGGAATACGCACGGTGCCCACCACAGAAAGCCGTTATAATCCAATGAGTTATCATAACGGCTCGGTGTGGCCTCACGACAACGCACTGATCGCGCTTGGCATGGCGCGGTACGGGTATCGTCAAGAAGCCGCCCGTATTTTCGAGGGATTGTTTGCAGCGTCGACCTACATCGATCTGCGCCGTCTGCCTGAGCTCTTTTGCGGATTCCCGCGCCAGCGTGCCCAAGGCCCGACCTTCTATCCGGTGGCGTGCATTCCCCAGGCATGGGCAGCGGCGGCGCCTGTCTCTCTGATCCAGTCCTGCCTCGGAATAGAATTCCAGACAAAGTCGATGCAGATTACGTTCGACACACCCTTTTTGCCTGACTTCCTCGACGAGCTCGAGATCAAGAATCTGGGGATCGGCTTGGGTTCCGTTGACGTTGCGGCATACCGCTCCGGGTCTCGGGTCATGATCGATGTGCTTGAGCGAAGAGGAAGCGTGCGCGTGGTGACGCTCATCTGACGGATCAAATTTCACGGGGCGGCGCCGAGTTACTCGGCATTCCTCTGAATTAGGAAGGCAGCGGCCGTCTTAACGTGGCCCATCTCAAAACCGGCTGTGTCCGAGAGCGCACGAACAATGGTTGCCGCTGGAGTAATCGCATTTCGCGCGATATCTTAGGGGCCCGCACACTTGCAAATTTGCCCCTCCACGAGCGCTCGGAGGGGCTTTTTTTGCTCTGCTTTCTACACAAGTCACCTGCGTCGGCGGAGCAGCCATCGAGCACGTACGTTGGTCGCTCGAGCGTTGGGCCGATACCTGTCGCCTGCAGGCGCTCGGCGGTGCTTTCTGCGCGAGATTAAAGCGGTGCGATCGTATTGTGCGGAAGCGGCGTATAGACCTTGGTGTAGGTCCTATCGTCCTTCAGGACGCTGCCCTCCACGACCAAGTACGCGACGATGCCGCATACCGCCAGGAGCAAGACACCAACCGGAAAAGCGGAAGAACCATGACCTTCCTGAGCTTGCCAATCCTTTTTGCCATACATAAGAACCTCCCATCAAAGGAGAGGAAGTACCTGCAGAGCCGATCTTGGGACGCCAGGGGTGATCACTCCGTATCTCTGCATCACACGACGCTTTGTCCTGTGCTCGAGTGATGTTTCCATCCTTCTGATTTCCTGCCTTCGCCGAGAGCCGTTCAAACATTAAGCTCCTCCCGATTAGAAGCTCGCACAATGCGGGCCACAGTCAAGGATTAGATGTTGCTAAAATGAGCGAGCCCAATTGTGTGAAGAACGTAGTCGTCCGCTTCCCGCAGAGCGAGAGGTGGCTCGAATTTCCATACCGAAAAGACATCCAGGGCGTTTCGCCCGCGCTCCCGGAACTATAGCCGGCACCGCTGGTTAGGCGCCGTCCGGAGGTGCGATCATGAAATCTGCCAATTTCAGTCTTGCCGTTGCAGTTATCTCCCTCGATCTTTGGCAACCCGCCTTGGCACAGCAATCGATGACGCCAGTCGAACCCCAAGAGTTCGCACGGCAGGCAGCCATGTCAAATCTCTTCGAGCTAAAGGCCGCTGACCTGGCGCGGCAGCGTGGCAAGGCGGAACAGGTCCTGGAATTCGCCGACCGGATGAAGACGGATCACTCCAGGGCCGGAAAGGATCTAGCTGAAGCTGCGCGCAAGGAAGGCGTCGAGTTGGCCAATACCCTCGACAAAGCGGGCGAAGAGAAACTAACCGCACTGAATGCGCTTAAAGGCGGCGAGTTCGATCCGGCCTACCTTTCATCGCAAGTGACCGCGCATGAGACCGCCGTCGAACTCTTCGGGTATTATGCGGAACATGGACAAGCCGGCGCGCTAAAGGCCTTCGCCGAGGCCACTTACCCGACTTTGAGAATGCATCTGATCCAGGTGCAATCGCTTACCTCGCCGTGATCAGCAGAGGCACAAAACGGAAGACGCTTGGACGCATAGCAGCGTGCGTGCGCATTCGGAACTGTGTGAAACGCTGAAGCAATGCCCGCCGAAGCAATGCCCGCCGGGGGAGGAGAGCGGCGGGCATTGCTGTTTTCACCGGCTGTTGGCGATGGCCGGTCGTTTCATGCATGAACGTCGCTTCGGCGACGCGGACATAACCGGCAGCCGGCGGAATGGTTCC is a window of Sinorhizobium numidicum DNA encoding:
- a CDS encoding glycosyltransferase family 4 protein; its protein translation is MKIAQIAPLAESVPPKLYGGTERIVSYLTEELVRQGHDVTLFASGDSVTKAKLVPCSSIALRLNATVSDHIPHQIIMLEEVRRRAHEFDVLHFHIDLIHFPLIRDFADRTVTTLHGRLDLPDLQPFYRIFPDVPVVSISNDQRRPMPPVNWRGTVYHGLDKNVLAFRAEPIRGYLAFLGRVSPEKRPDRAIEIASQVGMPLKIAAKVDAADKAYWETVIEPMVASHPNVEFIGEIDEREKADFLGDAAALLFPIDWPEPFGLVMIEAMACGTPVLAFRCGSAPEVIEDGVSGVLVDTMTEAVEKLEWALKLDRRKVREAFERRFTAERMMRDYLEIYRDLPGVRTQAAAARRAVGERIDLHVA
- a CDS encoding amylo-alpha-1,6-glucosidase; translation: MSSAIADAPVSGAPEYFIPAANSLQERRPNTLKHGDTFAVFDHNGDAYSGPGSPEGLFHRDTRHLSHLSVTINSARPMLLSSTLRDDNATLTCDLTNPDILNANGALILPHDSIHLRRSRFLWNGSCYERLLVRSFHEKPQRVEISIAFAADFADLFEVRGKVRKHRGQLHPAETTRHEVRLRYTGLDALERTTRIGFDPVPSRLTDTSAVYEIVLAPGESRSLFFEINCQREPVVPIGHRSFFFALRDARRALRASSGRAASIMTSNEVFNEVARRSISDLYMLITDTNEGPYPYAGIPWFSTAFGRDALITALETLWLDAEIARGVLAHLAANQAKDFDPLSDAEPGKILHEVRFGEMAELREVPFRRYYGSVDSTPLFVMLAGKYLQRTGDLATIRKIWPNIEAALKWIDDHGDRDGDGFLEYGRRTEDGLINQGWKDSHDSVFHADGTLAKGPIAIAEVQAYVYGAWEAAALMLRVLGQEDRALEFTQRTDDLRYRFDQVFFDEELGSYVLALDRDKKPCRVRSSNAGHALLTGLAFPERAGTVIKTLMGGSSYSGWGIRTVPTTESRYNPMSYHNGSVWPHDNALIALGMARYGYRQEAARIFEGLFAASTYIDLRRLPELFCGFPRQRAQGPTFYPVACIPQAWAAAAPVSLIQSCLGIEFQTKSMQITFDTPFLPDFLDELEIKNLGIGLGSVDVAAYRSGSRVMIDVLERRGSVRVVTLI
- a CDS encoding DUF4142 domain-containing protein; the protein is MKSANFSLAVAVISLDLWQPALAQQSMTPVEPQEFARQAAMSNLFELKAADLARQRGKAEQVLEFADRMKTDHSRAGKDLAEAARKEGVELANTLDKAGEEKLTALNALKGGEFDPAYLSSQVTAHETAVELFGYYAEHGQAGALKAFAEATYPTLRMHLIQVQSLTSP